GAGACTGTCATCAACGATCTGGCCACCACAGTGAGTGTTCCACTCGTTATCCAAGGCGATCCAGGGACCGGCAAGACGATCATTGCGGTGTTCGTGATGAAGCTGATGATGGATATCGCGGTGATGAGGGACCGAGAGGACCCTGAGGGGATCTGGCGTTCTCTGAGTACACGACCGAGGCCAACGCGGCACTTCTGCGCGGTATCCGGATCGGATTGGTGATCCCCCAGCAGTCGCTGCGCGCCTCGGTGCGACAGGTCTTTCGCAAGACGGCGGGGCTCGATGAGACGATGGTGTTGAGCGCCACTGAGGTTGGAGAGGCTGAGCATCCCTATGATCTTTTGATCGTCGATGAGGCGCACAGGCTCAGCCAGCGAGCCAATCAGTCCAGCGCACAGGCCAATCGTCGATTTGGTGCCATCAATGAGCGACTCTTTGGTGCTGACGATGATGGCTACACCCAGCTTGACTGGGTTCGGGCCCAGAGTCGGCACCAGGTCCTCATGATTGATCCGTCACAGAGTGTACGCCCTGCTGATCTCCCTTCGGAGCTCCAGGCTGAACTCGTGCAAACTGCAAGTGCCACCGGCAGATATCGCAGGCTCCTCTCTCAGATGAGGGTTGGCGCTGGTGATGGTTATGTGGGTTACGTGCGTGCCATGTTGAGTCATGAACCACCTACTCCTCGGACCTTTGCTGATTATGAGTTCCTCCTGTTCGAGAATCTCGGTGAGCTCTATGAGCGTATCGTGTGGCGAGAAGGTGAAGTGGGGCTCGCTCGCCTGGTGGCGGGGTATGCGTGGGAGTGGCGGAGCAAACGCGATCCAGCGGCGTTTGACATCGAGCTCGACGGTTGCCAGTTGCGGTGGAATTCGAGCGAGACTGACTGGATTGCGAGGAAGGAGTCAGTGGCGGAGGTCGGTTCGATCCATACCGTCCAGGGATATGACTTGAACTATGCCGGAGTCATTATCGGTCCGGACCTGTGCTATGACGAGACGAGTAGACGGTTCGTCCTCGATCGCAAGAATTATTTCGATCGCAAGGGCAAGGAGAACAATCCTCGCCGTGGCCTGACCTACAGCGACGATGACGTGTTGGGACTCGTGTTGAACGTCTATGCGGTGTTATTGACCCGTGGCATGAAGGGTACGTTCGTCTATGCCCGCGATCCGGGCCTTCGTCGTTATTTACAGCACTACATTCCGAGCTCACCGCAGAGGCGACCAGAGCCAGGTTATTAGCCGCCTCGTGTGATCAAGGATGGGATTCGGGCGACTCTCGTTGACCTCTCCTCGGCTAGGTTCTCGGTGCTTGAACCCCTGCTCCCAGCGCTCTCTGGTCCCGAGCCACTACGTTGAGGACTTCACGTGTTCTTTGATGACGCAGGGATCGTGTCGCTGTGGAGATTGTTGCGGCATGGCTTGGGCGCTTGCGCTGGTCACGGGGAGCACGGCCTTAAGGCTGGTACGAGCCCTGGCCAAGGAGGTAGAGATTCTTGGCGAGAGGGTGCATATTGGTGAGAGGACCACCGTGTTGATACCTGGCTGTTGTCTGATGAGTCCGATCTGGTCGCTGGCGTGATGAGCGCGCCAGAATCTTCGCCAACGTGGGTCAGGACAAGCGAAGGGGCCACGATCACCGCGGTGATCGTGGCGGATGAGGAGCTGTGCAGGTTACTTCATCGAGGGGCGGTGGCGCGGTACTGCCCTATATATCTTTGCCTCCATGTTGGAACGATGGAGTGCTCACCACGATCAAGAGGCGAGGCGGCGGGACCGACTGCATCATGCCGGTATGGTATTGCGCTCATCTGCTTCGTCGATGAGGAACCCGCCGGAATGGTAGCAACGACGGAGTCAACTGCGCCAGAGGCGGAGCTGATATCCGTATGGCTGATCCGCGGGTTTTGTGGTCGGGTGGCGGTCATCGGCTGGTTTGGAGTGATCCGC
The Ferrimicrobium sp. DNA segment above includes these coding regions:
- a CDS encoding DNA/RNA helicase domain-containing protein, with protein sequence MIPQQSLRASVRQVFRKTAGLDETMVLSATEVGEAEHPYDLLIVDEAHRLSQRANQSSAQANRRFGAINERLFGADDDGYTQLDWVRAQSRHQVLMIDPSQSVRPADLPSELQAELVQTASATGRYRRLLSQMRVGAGDGYVGYVRAMLSHEPPTPRTFADYEFLLFENLGELYERIVWREGEVGLARLVAGYAWEWRSKRDPAAFDIELDGCQLRWNSSETDWIARKESVAEVGSIHTVQGYDLNYAGVIIGPDLCYDETSRRFVLDRKNYFDRKGKENNPRRGLTYSDDDVLGLVLNVYAVLLTRGMKGTFVYARDPGLRRYLQHYIPSSPQRRPEPGY